The Halomonas sp. 7T genome contains a region encoding:
- a CDS encoding GntR family transcriptional regulator — protein MNKHIQLPTGKASSPIYDLLRRDLVGGRFKAGEKLAINALKDQYQVGLSPLREALNKLAAYGLLEQENQRGFRVPKLSRDELDDIAQMRTELECMALERAIAQGDALWEADLLAAAHRLKRADITLDKGEEWERLHTQFHRTLVAPCGSVWLLRFIEQLHDQFDRYRRLGPKMPTIRQALDEQHHELVELALQRDATAARALMDDHIHKSYEVALARYQAHA, from the coding sequence ATGAACAAGCATATCCAGCTCCCTACCGGTAAGGCATCTAGCCCCATTTACGATCTATTGCGCAGAGATTTGGTGGGGGGGCGCTTTAAAGCAGGGGAAAAATTGGCGATTAATGCGCTAAAAGATCAGTACCAAGTAGGGCTTAGCCCACTGCGTGAAGCGCTCAACAAACTGGCGGCGTATGGCTTGCTAGAACAAGAGAATCAACGTGGTTTTAGAGTGCCCAAGCTCTCCCGTGATGAGCTGGATGATATTGCTCAGATGCGCACTGAGCTGGAATGCATGGCGCTTGAGCGCGCCATTGCCCAAGGGGATGCCCTATGGGAGGCAGATTTATTAGCCGCCGCCCATCGGCTAAAGCGTGCGGATATTACGCTGGATAAAGGGGAGGAGTGGGAGCGCCTACATACTCAGTTTCATCGTACGCTAGTGGCACCCTGTGGCTCGGTGTGGCTACTGCGCTTTATTGAGCAGTTACACGACCAGTTTGATCGTTATCGGCGGTTAGGGCCAAAAATGCCGACCATTCGCCAAGCATTGGATGAGCAGCACCATGAATTAGTGGAACTGGCGCTTCAGCGCGACGCAACCGCCGCACGAGCGCTGATGGACGACCATATTCACAAGTCTTATGAAGTGGCGCTGGCACGTTACCAAGCGCATGCCTAA
- a CDS encoding chromate transporter, translated as MKQTALLWAFFRVGIFGFGGGPSMIPLVRAEVVTRHQWLTDEEFADVLAIANTLPGPIATKMPGYIGYRVAGTSGCVIAVLATIFPMVVAMIVMLGIFSRYRDVGWIRGMGQAVMPVVMVMMGQLTWDFFDKSQAALGWLASAVMAVAAGAIIYWLGVHPGWVIGAILLTALLRPTHKKPAEGSA; from the coding sequence ATGAAGCAAACCGCACTGTTGTGGGCCTTTTTCCGCGTCGGCATTTTTGGTTTTGGCGGCGGCCCTTCCATGATACCGCTGGTGCGTGCAGAAGTTGTAACACGACATCAGTGGCTCACCGATGAAGAATTTGCCGATGTGTTGGCGATTGCGAACACCTTGCCTGGGCCTATTGCAACAAAAATGCCTGGGTATATTGGCTACCGCGTGGCAGGAACCAGCGGCTGTGTCATTGCGGTACTCGCGACTATTTTCCCCATGGTTGTGGCCATGATTGTGATGCTGGGCATTTTTAGCCGCTACCGCGACGTAGGCTGGATACGGGGCATGGGGCAGGCCGTGATGCCGGTCGTCATGGTTATGATGGGACAACTGACTTGGGATTTTTTCGACAAATCACAGGCAGCGCTAGGCTGGCTGGCAAGTGCTGTCATGGCAGTCGCTGCCGGTGCCATTATTTATTGGCTGGGCGTACACCCAGGCTGGGTGATTGGCGCCATTCTGCTAACAGCCCTACTTCGGCCCACGCATAAAAAACCTGCGGAGGGCTCAGCATGA
- a CDS encoding chromate transporter, translating to MIYWELFLAFFIPNIIGYGGGPAIIPLIEAEVVGRYGWMTAQGFAETLALGNALPSPIATKMAGYIGYEVAGIGGALIAVAATVIPSLLLMLGALGLLYRHRDSPRVKRMSQWVRPVIAMMMAWLTLGFLLESVTTSGAIHTLIIGIVAAVALILFKTHPAFVVMGALIYGGFFLG from the coding sequence ATGATCTATTGGGAGCTGTTCTTAGCTTTTTTTATTCCCAACATTATTGGTTATGGCGGCGGCCCGGCCATTATCCCGCTTATTGAAGCGGAGGTGGTGGGTCGCTATGGCTGGATGACAGCACAAGGCTTTGCCGAAACGCTGGCTCTCGGCAACGCGCTTCCCAGCCCGATTGCCACCAAAATGGCAGGCTATATCGGTTATGAAGTAGCAGGCATCGGCGGTGCGTTGATTGCCGTTGCGGCGACGGTCATTCCCTCGCTATTACTGATGCTAGGAGCGCTTGGGTTGCTCTATCGCCACCGAGACTCCCCCCGTGTCAAACGGATGAGCCAATGGGTTCGCCCGGTCATCGCGATGATGATGGCGTGGTTAACCTTAGGCTTTTTACTCGAAAGCGTTACTACCAGTGGAGCCATACACACGCTGATTATTGGCATCGTAGCAGCAGTTGCCTTGATTCTCTTTAAAACGCATCCCGCCTTTGTGGTTATGGGTGCATTGATTTACGGAGGTTTTTTTCTCGGCTAA
- a CDS encoding Bug family tripartite tricarboxylate transporter substrate binding protein, whose product MTRLKLTLSTTLVAIGLASSMAITTTAQADYPEQDIRLVIPYGPGGATDILFRLISQEAEKHLGESIVPVNMAGAGATLGSRNVKEASPDGYTLLGSHDTIALSKLAGTVDYSFDAFEPVALLTQTINIPAAHADHDVQSADEIADYVRENPGQVRFSIIPSSTDHFFWAQFFQEAGIDMADVRLVGYPDTGEQVSALMAKEIDFAMFNLPSGGAFFEDGTFRALGIAHPERLDGMPDVPTLRELGIAMDHSTSRGIFAPKGTPQDILDTIAEAYGQALENERVQSRIENEFGSVVRFLAGDDYQAFLDENEAALTAAAENIDFQN is encoded by the coding sequence ATGACGCGCTTAAAATTGACTCTAAGCACTACCCTCGTCGCCATCGGCCTTGCGTCTAGTATGGCGATCACCACCACGGCTCAAGCAGACTATCCGGAGCAGGATATCCGCTTAGTTATCCCCTACGGCCCAGGCGGGGCAACCGATATTCTGTTTCGCTTGATTTCTCAGGAAGCTGAAAAGCACCTGGGTGAATCTATCGTTCCCGTCAATATGGCAGGCGCGGGCGCTACCCTTGGCTCCCGCAATGTTAAAGAGGCGTCCCCAGATGGTTACACGCTGCTGGGTAGCCACGACACCATTGCGCTTTCCAAGTTAGCCGGTACCGTCGATTATTCGTTTGACGCATTCGAGCCGGTAGCGCTGCTCACCCAAACCATCAATATCCCAGCGGCTCACGCCGATCATGACGTACAAAGCGCCGACGAGATCGCCGACTATGTTCGTGAAAATCCTGGTCAAGTGCGCTTTAGCATCATCCCGAGCTCAACGGATCACTTCTTCTGGGCACAGTTTTTTCAGGAAGCGGGCATTGATATGGCAGACGTTCGCCTAGTCGGTTACCCAGATACCGGTGAACAGGTGTCGGCCTTAATGGCGAAAGAAATCGACTTTGCGATGTTTAATCTGCCGTCTGGCGGCGCATTCTTTGAAGATGGCACTTTCCGTGCCCTCGGCATCGCCCACCCTGAGCGCCTGGATGGCATGCCTGATGTGCCAACGCTGCGCGAGCTTGGCATCGCGATGGATCACTCTACCAGCCGCGGTATCTTTGCCCCCAAAGGCACTCCCCAGGACATTCTAGACACTATCGCCGAGGCTTATGGCCAAGCGCTTGAGAACGAGCGCGTGCAAAGCCGCATCGAAAACGAATTTGGCTCTGTCGTGCGATTCCTCGCCGGGGATGATTATCAAGCGTTCTTGGATGAGAACGAAGCCGCATTAACTGCTGCCGCCGAAAACATCGACTTCCAGAACTAA
- a CDS encoding tripartite tricarboxylate transporter TctB family protein — protein MLTLTKDRALALALLLIVAVMWIESGDIRPPTSWQPYGSALFPRILLVLIGLLSLTILVRSLLVTVPERAGTKQLLQEWFQKRRIIVAIFFLFGLYTALLPLVGYIVATIGFLVASLALLMGINTRRKWVINLTLSFTLTLVIFVIFRHGLNVWLP, from the coding sequence ATGCTGACGCTAACGAAAGACCGCGCCCTGGCGCTGGCGCTGCTCCTGATTGTGGCTGTCATGTGGATTGAGTCGGGCGATATCCGCCCACCTACTAGTTGGCAACCGTATGGATCAGCGCTTTTCCCTCGTATTTTGCTAGTACTCATCGGGCTGCTGTCCCTCACTATCCTGGTGCGATCACTACTGGTGACAGTGCCCGAGCGGGCAGGTACAAAACAGCTGCTCCAAGAGTGGTTTCAGAAGCGACGCATCATCGTTGCTATCTTTTTCCTGTTTGGGCTTTATACAGCCTTACTCCCTTTGGTGGGCTACATCGTGGCGACGATAGGCTTCTTAGTCGCTTCGCTGGCACTTCTCATGGGCATAAATACACGACGTAAGTGGGTCATCAACCTCACGCTCAGCTTTACGCTGACGTTGGTTATTTTTGTCATTTTCCGCCATGGCCTGAACGTCTGGCTGCCTTAA
- a CDS encoding tripartite tricarboxylate transporter permease, giving the protein MTNFFLQALAEVGTPSVLGLIVIGVLFGIIGGSIPGFTVTMAILVVFPFTFAMDPVSGVSLMVGVFVGGYSGGIVSGVMLGIPGTPSSITTVYDGYPMAQKGDPGRALGIGVVASFLGTLISVAVLVFFGPLIASFSMNFRPWEITALIVFALTLVAGLSNGALLKGLLAAALGLLITTVGYDRNSNLRFDFGIPALGSGFEILPVMIGIFAFSQLLGNIEKLKDGGSGAKDINTNVMIPYGRIMKDMARQKLNTLRSALIGSLVGALPGTGGTVANFLSYDQAKKFSKHPEEFGKGTPSGLVASEASNSAVAGGAFVPTLALGIPGDLPMAIMMGVLILHGITPGPMMFEQNPVLVGAIYASLLIGAVVMVLCNLLLVRWFAKISLIPQQILVPVVLMLCAIGAYALNNNLFDIWVLFIFGIIGYLLWKAEVPLTPLILGVVLGNNLERQLFRALELNDSWLTFLTRPLSALFLALAVASVIFSLYQDRKIQHAKTAAQQENV; this is encoded by the coding sequence ATGACTAATTTTTTCCTCCAAGCCCTCGCTGAGGTCGGCACGCCATCGGTTTTGGGTTTGATCGTGATCGGGGTGTTGTTCGGAATCATCGGCGGTAGCATTCCTGGCTTTACCGTCACCATGGCCATTCTGGTGGTCTTTCCATTCACCTTTGCGATGGACCCGGTAAGCGGCGTTTCATTGATGGTCGGCGTGTTCGTGGGTGGCTATTCAGGTGGCATTGTGTCGGGCGTAATGCTCGGGATACCCGGCACACCCTCCTCCATTACCACCGTGTATGACGGCTACCCCATGGCACAAAAGGGCGATCCTGGGCGCGCGCTCGGTATTGGTGTTGTCGCCTCGTTTTTAGGCACCCTGATTAGCGTGGCAGTGCTGGTCTTTTTCGGCCCGTTAATTGCCAGTTTCAGTATGAATTTTCGCCCTTGGGAAATCACTGCACTCATCGTATTTGCGTTAACCCTTGTGGCCGGGCTTTCAAACGGCGCATTACTAAAAGGCTTACTCGCGGCGGCGTTGGGCTTGTTGATTACCACCGTGGGCTACGACCGAAATAGCAACTTACGGTTTGATTTTGGCATTCCGGCCCTGGGGTCAGGCTTTGAAATTCTGCCCGTTATGATCGGCATCTTTGCCTTCTCCCAACTGCTTGGCAATATTGAAAAGCTCAAGGATGGCGGTAGCGGCGCTAAAGATATCAATACCAACGTAATGATTCCCTATGGCCGTATTATGAAAGATATGGCGAGGCAAAAGCTTAATACGTTGCGCTCTGCCTTAATCGGCAGCTTAGTCGGCGCGTTACCTGGCACGGGCGGTACGGTGGCTAACTTTTTAAGCTACGACCAAGCCAAAAAATTCTCTAAGCATCCGGAAGAGTTTGGCAAAGGCACTCCAAGCGGCCTCGTGGCTTCAGAAGCATCTAATAGTGCTGTTGCCGGTGGCGCCTTTGTTCCCACCCTGGCGCTAGGAATACCGGGTGACTTGCCGATGGCCATCATGATGGGGGTACTCATCCTGCACGGCATTACGCCAGGGCCAATGATGTTTGAACAAAACCCCGTACTGGTAGGTGCTATCTACGCCAGCCTGCTGATCGGCGCAGTGGTCATGGTGCTCTGCAACCTGTTGCTAGTGCGTTGGTTCGCCAAAATATCGCTCATTCCACAGCAGATTCTCGTTCCCGTCGTGTTAATGCTATGCGCGATTGGCGCCTATGCGCTGAATAACAATCTGTTCGATATTTGGGTGCTATTTATCTTCGGGATTATTGGTTACCTGCTGTGGAAAGCGGAAGTGCCGCTAACGCCGCTGATACTGGGTGTGGTGCTTGGCAACAATCTTGAGCGCCAGTTATTTCGCGCCCTGGAGCTTAACGATAGTTGGCTCACCTTCTTAACACGGCCACTATCAGCGCTTTTCTTAGCGTTAGCCGTCGCCTCGGTCATCTTCTCTCTCTATCAAGACCGAAAGATACAACATGCAAAAACAGCGGCTCAACAAGAGAACGTTTGA
- a CDS encoding gamma-glutamyltransferase family protein, giving the protein MQHDALYYPSASRRMATFGKRGMVATSQPLAAQVGISILQQGGNAIDAAIATAAALTVVEPTSNGIGSDAFAIVWVDGKLHGLNASGPAPQAATIEALKALGHDAIPNHGMLPVTVPGAPAAWAALSERFGKLPFAELLAPAIALAEEGFAVTPVIHQMWEEAFHTYSAYSDTAFKPWFDTFTPNGHAPRPGELWSSPDHANSLKAIADTKAEAFYKGELAEAIDAFSREHGGLLRKEDLAAYQPEWVEPISVRYKGHDIWEIPPNGSGMIVLQALGMLEHLKPASDPFETLHRRIEATKLAYMDGFKHITERSEMLPTTEQMLDDRYLKTRAALIGEQAVDPAHGNPLQGGTVYLATADDEGNMVSFIQSNFKGFGSGMVVAGTGISLQNRGWSFSLDPQHPNALAPGKRTYHTIIPGFITKDNQAVGPFGVMGGYMQPQGQVQVVTAMLDDQLNPQAALDMPRWKWTAGKTIEVEADFPNHLALALARRGHNIVKVADSISFGRGQIILRDPETGVLQGGTEPRTDGAVLPL; this is encoded by the coding sequence ATGCAACACGATGCACTTTACTACCCTAGCGCCTCCCGCCGTATGGCGACATTTGGCAAGCGCGGCATGGTGGCCACATCGCAGCCATTAGCCGCCCAAGTGGGCATAAGTATTCTGCAGCAAGGCGGCAATGCGATTGATGCCGCCATCGCCACGGCAGCTGCGCTGACGGTCGTCGAGCCAACGTCCAATGGCATTGGCAGCGACGCCTTCGCTATTGTTTGGGTAGACGGTAAACTGCATGGCCTTAACGCCAGCGGCCCTGCCCCCCAGGCGGCCACCATTGAGGCCCTGAAAGCGCTGGGGCATGATGCGATACCTAACCATGGCATGCTGCCGGTCACCGTACCTGGCGCGCCTGCGGCCTGGGCGGCACTGTCAGAGCGCTTTGGCAAGCTGCCGTTTGCCGAACTGCTCGCCCCGGCTATCGCCCTAGCAGAAGAAGGCTTTGCCGTAACGCCCGTGATTCACCAAATGTGGGAAGAAGCCTTCCATACCTACTCCGCTTATTCGGATACCGCATTTAAACCATGGTTTGACACCTTCACACCGAATGGTCATGCGCCGCGCCCCGGCGAGCTATGGTCCTCTCCCGACCATGCCAACAGCTTAAAAGCCATTGCAGACACCAAAGCAGAGGCCTTCTATAAGGGCGAGCTGGCGGAGGCGATTGATGCTTTTTCTCGCGAGCATGGCGGCTTACTGCGCAAAGAAGACCTTGCGGCCTATCAGCCCGAGTGGGTTGAGCCCATCAGCGTGCGTTACAAAGGACACGATATTTGGGAAATCCCGCCCAACGGTAGCGGCATGATTGTGCTACAAGCGCTGGGCATGCTGGAGCACTTGAAGCCCGCAAGCGACCCCTTCGAAACGCTGCACCGACGTATTGAAGCCACTAAGTTGGCCTACATGGATGGCTTCAAACACATCACCGAACGCAGCGAGATGCTGCCCACCACCGAGCAAATGCTGGATGATCGCTACCTGAAAACACGCGCCGCGCTGATTGGCGAACAGGCCGTTGACCCAGCACACGGCAATCCGCTGCAAGGCGGCACGGTCTATCTCGCCACCGCCGACGACGAAGGCAATATGGTGTCGTTTATCCAAAGTAATTTTAAAGGCTTTGGTTCCGGCATGGTGGTGGCCGGCACCGGCATTAGCCTGCAAAACCGGGGCTGGTCGTTCTCCCTTGACCCGCAGCACCCCAATGCCTTGGCGCCAGGAAAACGCACCTACCACACCATCATTCCAGGCTTTATTACTAAAGATAATCAAGCCGTTGGGCCGTTCGGCGTGATGGGTGGCTATATGCAGCCGCAAGGGCAAGTACAGGTCGTCACGGCTATGCTGGATGACCAGCTAAACCCGCAGGCAGCGCTGGATATGCCGCGCTGGAAGTGGACGGCTGGCAAAACCATTGAAGTTGAAGCTGATTTCCCCAACCACTTAGCACTCGCGCTGGCCCGTCGCGGTCACAACATCGTTAAGGTTGCTGATTCGATCAGCTTCGGCCGTGGCCAAATCATTCTGCGCGACCCTGAAACGGGCGTACTGCAAGGTGGCACCGAGCCCCGCACCGACGGCGCTGTACTGCCGCTTTAA
- a CDS encoding ABC transporter ATP-binding protein — MTPPPSPSQPHSPFSGFFSVFRYSRSALTLVWETSRWMMLGLALCTLVAGVLPAVAAWVGQLIVDGVVGAMESYQAQSSPNLWETLTPVLGLVALEGLIIALIALAQRGLSAQQSLLRALLGNKVNVMILEKAGTLSLGQFEDSELYDKLTRARREASTRPLALVNKTFGLLQNAISLASFGFLLVQFSPWALLILVVGALPVFLSEAKFSGDAFRLFRWRSPQARMQMYLETVLAREDSIKEVKLFGLEPLFLQRYRDIFNRLFVEERLLTLRRESWGFILGLLGTLTFYAAYGWVVVETIVGALTLGQMTMYLMVFKQGQGALSASLTAISGMYEDNLYLSNLYEYLEQPTDVEEGHLTQGVAPGDGLRFEHVSFSYPGGGEVLHDISLHLVPGGSLALVGENGSGKTTLIKLLTRLYHPTKGRILLDGSDLKSWDTQALRERVGVIFQDFVRYQLTVGENLGVGDTQAFDDEQRWQQAAHNGMADEFITRMPSGYQTQLGRWFKNGQELSGGQWQKVALSRAYMRKNADILVLDEPTAAMDAAAEAEVFARFREHSSDKMTILISHRFSTVRSAEQIVVIDQGRIIEQGTHETLLEENGRYASLFHLQAEGYR; from the coding sequence ATGACACCGCCACCATCACCTTCACAACCCCACTCCCCCTTTAGCGGCTTTTTTAGCGTTTTTCGCTATAGCCGCAGCGCGCTTACCCTGGTTTGGGAAACCTCCCGCTGGATGATGCTGGGATTAGCACTCTGCACCTTAGTGGCGGGTGTGCTGCCTGCGGTGGCAGCGTGGGTCGGCCAGCTGATTGTGGATGGCGTGGTAGGCGCCATGGAAAGCTATCAGGCGCAAAGCTCACCCAATCTCTGGGAAACGCTCACCCCCGTATTAGGTTTAGTGGCTCTTGAAGGGCTGATTATTGCGCTGATTGCCCTGGCCCAGCGTGGGCTATCGGCCCAGCAGTCGCTGCTGCGGGCGCTGCTAGGCAACAAAGTCAACGTAATGATTTTAGAAAAAGCGGGCACGCTCTCGCTTGGCCAATTTGAAGACTCAGAGCTTTACGACAAACTGACCCGCGCCCGCCGGGAAGCCTCTACCCGCCCGCTTGCCTTAGTCAATAAAACCTTTGGGCTGCTACAGAACGCCATTTCGCTGGCAAGCTTTGGTTTCTTATTGGTGCAGTTTTCCCCCTGGGCGCTGCTTATTTTAGTTGTGGGCGCACTGCCGGTGTTTCTTTCAGAAGCGAAATTTTCCGGCGATGCGTTTCGGCTATTTCGCTGGCGTTCGCCCCAAGCCCGCATGCAGATGTATTTAGAAACCGTACTGGCTCGGGAAGACAGTATCAAAGAGGTAAAGCTCTTCGGCTTAGAGCCCTTGTTTTTGCAACGTTACCGAGACATCTTCAACCGGCTGTTTGTTGAAGAGCGCCTCTTAACGCTGCGTCGAGAAAGCTGGGGGTTTATCCTTGGCCTACTTGGCACGCTCACCTTTTATGCTGCGTACGGCTGGGTGGTGGTGGAAACCATTGTGGGGGCGCTCACCCTTGGCCAAATGACCATGTACCTGATGGTGTTTAAACAGGGGCAAGGCGCCTTATCAGCCAGCCTGACCGCCATCAGCGGCATGTATGAAGATAACCTGTACCTATCCAATCTTTATGAATACCTTGAGCAACCCACCGACGTTGAAGAAGGTCATCTCACCCAGGGCGTTGCCCCGGGTGACGGGCTGCGCTTTGAGCACGTCAGCTTCTCGTATCCTGGTGGTGGTGAAGTGCTACACGATATTTCGCTTCATTTGGTGCCGGGAGGCAGTCTCGCGCTAGTGGGAGAAAACGGCTCGGGTAAAACCACGTTGATAAAGCTCTTAACGCGGCTTTACCACCCGACTAAGGGGCGAATTCTGTTAGATGGTAGCGACTTAAAATCCTGGGATACTCAGGCATTGCGTGAACGGGTCGGGGTCATTTTCCAGGATTTTGTGCGCTACCAATTAACGGTTGGTGAAAACCTCGGCGTGGGCGATACCCAAGCGTTTGACGACGAACAGCGCTGGCAACAGGCGGCGCACAATGGCATGGCGGATGAATTTATCACACGCATGCCCAGTGGCTACCAAACCCAGCTGGGCCGTTGGTTTAAAAATGGTCAGGAGCTCTCAGGCGGACAGTGGCAAAAAGTAGCGCTTTCACGCGCTTATATGCGCAAAAATGCCGATATTTTAGTGCTGGATGAGCCCACTGCCGCCATGGATGCCGCCGCAGAAGCGGAAGTATTCGCCCGTTTTCGGGAACACAGTAGCGACAAAATGACGATTCTGATTTCCCACCGCTTTTCCACCGTGCGTAGTGCCGAGCAGATCGTGGTGATTGACCAAGGACGCATTATTGAGCAAGGCACCCATGAAACACTGCTAGAAGAGAACGGGCGCTACGCGTCGTTATTTCACTTACAGGCCGAAGGATATAGGTAA
- a CDS encoding GGDEF domain-containing protein translates to MKVLAIARSSNANVKAYADAIEHDPVLTARLLALANSAHYTRNSAPSISSCQEAVARIGLDTTLAATLSFSLFRQKGANAYLQRVWSRSLIAAIASRYLANLLCPSKKDFVFTAALLQDIGVLALEALYPEEVASVYETPAVFHPELNHNEHVLFGCDHAIVGAWLAAKWGVPTPIAEAIQTSHLDFSVTSADQLCIRLSGHIADAWLSPSPAQALVNLMRKLESHPLVEHVELGEILNTIETQLPSLANILDITAPTQHYNEALLAEAQQLLFEQTLALSARLDQQQKELAQLLERQNVIEARSRTDALTGIANRGWLEEQLDKRFWKCREGGSTLSIVFFDIDRFKLINDQFGHAIGDSVLVSFAKLLNVIIRDGDLAGRYGGEEFMAVLPGENASSAKKFAQRVANRLQEQPMAWYQDQPIYVTASIGIASLEDGGFASANELVEAADQSMYFIKRNGRSGIAVYGH, encoded by the coding sequence ATGAAAGTGCTCGCCATTGCGAGATCCTCAAATGCGAATGTCAAGGCTTACGCTGATGCTATCGAGCATGACCCAGTACTTACTGCGCGTTTACTGGCGTTAGCTAACAGTGCTCACTATACCCGTAACAGTGCACCGTCAATAAGTAGCTGCCAGGAGGCTGTTGCGCGTATTGGGTTAGATACTACTTTGGCAGCAACGCTTAGCTTTAGCTTATTTCGCCAGAAAGGGGCCAATGCCTATCTGCAAAGGGTTTGGAGCCGCTCACTCATCGCTGCCATTGCCTCGCGCTATCTGGCCAATCTTTTGTGTCCGTCTAAGAAAGATTTTGTTTTTACAGCGGCTTTATTACAGGATATTGGAGTTCTAGCCTTAGAGGCTCTCTACCCTGAAGAAGTCGCGAGTGTTTATGAAACACCCGCCGTTTTTCACCCAGAGCTGAATCACAATGAGCACGTGTTATTTGGCTGTGATCATGCCATTGTAGGTGCTTGGCTTGCCGCAAAGTGGGGAGTCCCCACTCCCATAGCAGAAGCAATTCAAACTAGTCATTTGGATTTTTCGGTGACATCAGCAGACCAACTGTGCATCCGGCTTTCTGGACATATTGCTGATGCTTGGCTTTCGCCATCGCCTGCCCAGGCACTGGTGAACCTTATGCGTAAATTGGAAAGCCACCCGTTAGTAGAACATGTCGAGCTAGGCGAAATTCTTAACACTATTGAAACTCAGCTTCCCAGCCTCGCTAATATCCTGGATATCACAGCACCGACACAACACTATAACGAAGCATTGCTGGCAGAAGCTCAGCAGCTGTTATTTGAGCAAACCTTAGCCTTGAGCGCTCGTTTAGACCAACAGCAAAAAGAGTTAGCGCAACTGCTTGAACGTCAAAACGTAATTGAGGCACGAAGTCGTACCGATGCATTGACAGGGATAGCAAACCGGGGGTGGTTAGAGGAGCAACTAGATAAGCGATTTTGGAAATGCCGTGAAGGTGGCAGCACGCTTTCCATTGTTTTCTTTGATATTGATCGCTTTAAATTGATTAATGACCAATTTGGTCATGCTATTGGTGATAGCGTACTGGTAAGCTTTGCCAAATTACTCAATGTCATCATACGCGATGGCGACCTGGCCGGTCGTTATGGTGGAGAAGAATTTATGGCTGTTTTACCGGGAGAAAATGCAAGCAGCGCCAAAAAATTTGCCCAGCGCGTTGCTAACCGGCTACAAGAGCAACCAATGGCTTGGTACCAAGATCAGCCTATTTACGTGACTGCCTCAATTGGTATTGCAAGCCTTGAAGATGGCGGGTTTGCCAGTGCTAACGAACTAGTGGAAGCTGCTGATCAGAGCATGTATTTCATCAAGCGCAATGGACGTAGCGGTATCGCTGTATATGGTCATTAG
- a CDS encoding response regulator transcription factor, producing the protein MNEYDRSGVASELRRATQEQRFDFLIIDWRLPDGCGMDVVAHLRQNDGWRGPILFITASQNEEDVVTALEQGADDFLAKPLRPRELIARVSALGRRVGYETSAHAIACPDIFAINQEEHSISIAGNYVALTEREYRLAILFFSKVGELLTRAYLLELVWGIKGSVSTRTVDTHVSRLRRKLELDGRHGLRLRSVYQSGYRMEVCSISSVEQAANH; encoded by the coding sequence ATGAACGAGTATGACCGCAGCGGCGTTGCAAGCGAGCTGAGACGCGCCACGCAAGAGCAGCGCTTCGATTTTCTCATTATTGACTGGCGATTACCGGATGGCTGCGGCATGGATGTCGTTGCCCATCTACGTCAAAACGATGGCTGGCGTGGCCCGATCCTCTTCATCACTGCAAGCCAAAATGAAGAGGACGTTGTAACAGCGCTGGAGCAAGGCGCCGACGACTTTTTGGCCAAGCCGTTACGTCCAAGAGAATTAATTGCCCGGGTTAGCGCACTTGGCCGTCGCGTAGGTTACGAGACATCAGCTCATGCCATCGCTTGCCCAGATATATTTGCTATTAATCAGGAAGAGCACAGCATCAGTATCGCGGGAAACTATGTGGCGCTGACCGAACGCGAATATAGATTAGCCATCCTGTTTTTCTCTAAAGTGGGCGAGCTACTGACACGCGCCTATCTTTTGGAGCTAGTGTGGGGAATCAAAGGCAGTGTTTCTACTCGTACGGTGGATACCCACGTCAGTCGGCTGCGCCGTAAGCTGGAGTTGGATGGGCGTCATGGCCTACGCCTACGCAGCGTATATCAATCGGGCTATCGCATGGAGGTGTGTAGCATCTCCTCCGTAGAGCAAGCAGCCAATCACTAA
- the arfA gene encoding ribosome alternative rescue factor ArfA, protein MKQRKIRDNALKAQLRTPMFKMQQQTPKKGKGSYSRKGKSVGRGHRQAA, encoded by the coding sequence ATGAAACAGCGTAAGATTCGCGACAATGCGTTAAAAGCGCAGCTGCGAACGCCGATGTTCAAAATGCAGCAGCAAACACCGAAAAAAGGAAAGGGTAGCTACTCCCGTAAAGGTAAGTCCGTTGGGCGAGGGCATCGCCAAGCCGCTTAA